From a single Rutidosis leptorrhynchoides isolate AG116_Rl617_1_P2 chromosome 5, CSIRO_AGI_Rlap_v1, whole genome shotgun sequence genomic region:
- the LOC139848055 gene encoding uncharacterized protein — translation MAMNKLKEALIQFANSNPNLFPNPNSYPTLIEQQFSKFFPDHHTTPNHPPYAAMIHRAIWELKEKGGSSEESISKFIKQEYVDLPWAHSTLLKHHLEKLCDRKEICMSHKQCYFIAGTDFDPISPSTSEKQSKRKKNSESGKSSSGARKKRETRKDSKSKEQIVVVCQEQDQVVQPLNQVTDEEENQEAQILKIEDQLYERENSSIDEVCANATNENPSEDILVTEGDEFVACDENQSAEQLDEEQIKTCGTKKWKMTQNAVSKQRRSKRIKNNDENQQDDEVIGGESNDVKQIVEIKMNDMPVQEEEEELHPDGSGYINIEPIQTKKNPVLLQIEDCPNSDPGLPKSGMRRWTRSQIKKKLEKDEQKDQLDIVEYLSQDEQHAIETIEWKEETKQTPTVTSTQMSGQRAKLRSSQKKTDHLESIEMPTVELLNPECTELSSELCDVDEPIQVQEPEDKPEEDKRKYGGRGRPPKRGLNSAKECKVERRGRKRKLVQGEVSGKSKTANKKDQPKHKRYVGMHKMARRSDAKKRNRGR, via the coding sequence ATGATTCATAGGGCGATTTGGGAGTTAAAGGAGAAAGGGGGTTCTAGTGAGGAGTCAATATCCAAGTTTATAAAACAGGAATATGTTGATTTGCCTTGGGCTCACTCGACGTTGCTGAAACATCACCTTGAGAAGCTTTGTGATCGTAAAGAGATTTGTATGTCTCATAAGCAATGCTACTTTATTGCTGGTACAGATTTTGACCCGATATCCCCCTCGACATCTGAGAAGCAGTCGAAAAGGAAGAAAAATTCAGAATCAGGGAAGAGTAGTAGTGGGGCCCGTAAGAAGCGAGAGACAAGGAAGGATTCAAAGAGTAAGGAACAGATAGTTGTAGTGTGTCAAGAACAAGATCAAGTTGTTCAACCGCTGAATCAGGTGACTGATGAAGAAGAAAACCAGGAAGCACAGATTCTAAAAATTGAAGATCAACTGTATGAGCGAGAAAATAGTTCGATTGACGAAGTTTGTGCAAATGCCACAAATGAAAATCCATCTGAAGATATATTGGTGACTGAAGGTGATGAGTTTGTTGCTTGTGATGAAAATCAATCCGCGGAACAACTTGACGAAGAGCAAATAAAAACATGTGGAACAAAGAAATGGAAGATGACTCAAAACGCGGTGTCGAAACAGAGACGTAGTAAGCGCATCAAGAATAATGATGAGAATCAACAAGATGATGAAGTTATTGGTGGTGAATCGAATGATGTCAAGCAGATTGTAGAAATTAAAATGAATGACATGCCAgttcaagaagaagaagaagaattgcACCCTGATGGTTCGGGTTACATTAATATAGAGCCGATTCAAACGAAGAAGAATCCTGTGCTTCTGCAGATAGAAGATTGTCCTAATTCTGATCCGGGATTACCTAAAAGTGGCATGCGCAGATGGACAAGATCACAGATAAAGAAAAAGTTGGAGAAAGATGAACAAAAGGATCAGCTTGACATTGTTGAGTATTTGTCCCAAGATGAACAACACGCAATCGAGACTATTGAATGGAAAGAAGAGACAAAACAGACGCCAACTGTAACGTCTACTCAAATGAGTGGGCAGCGAGCTAAATTACGAAGTTCACAGAAGAAAACCGATCACTTGGAGTCTATTGAGATGCCAACCGTTGAACTGTTAAACCCTGAATGTACGGAGTTGAGTAGTGAGTTATGTGATGTTGATGAACCGATACAAGTGCAGGAACCAGAAGATAAACCAGAGGAGGATAAACGTAAGTACGGTGGTCGTGGTCGACCCCCTAAGAGAGGTCTGAACTCAGCTAAGGAGTGCAAAGTTGAAAGAAGGGGTCGTAAGCGTAAACTAGTCCAGGGTGAGGTATCGGGAAAATCTAAAACCGCAAACAAAAAAGATCAACCGAAGCACAAACGCTATGTTGGCATGCATAAGATGGCTAGGAGGAGCGATGCAAAGAAGAGAAACAGAGGCCGTTAG